A DNA window from Bradyrhizobium barranii subsp. barranii contains the following coding sequences:
- a CDS encoding IS1380-like element ISBdi2 family transposase produces MTDDTIPPFSFPAVHAKKVTAAFDGGRLTSNGGVMLLAMAERRLGLANNLARVFPDRRDPTRVVHSLVDMLRARMFAICCGYEDADDLDHLRSDPAFKLACGRLPDTGRDLCSQPTLSRLENAPRLRDVIRLTYILVDAWMDSYPREPASVTLDIDDTCDVVHGHQQLSLFNAHYDERCFLPIHVYDTEKSRPVAVVLRPGKTPGGVEVRAHLRRLVRHIRTRWHNTQITFRGDGHYARPEAMAWCETNGIDYIFGLSGTKPLARKVDEVADDIRTRRAIENLPVLRGYTETRHKAKSWDRERRTVARIEATMLGLDIRFVVTSLDVGSAEWIYDSLYCARGQAENLIKLHKTQLASDRTSCRSALANQVRLVLHTAAYWLMLTVRDAIPKARELAAAEFATLRLRLLKIAARVVETTSRIRLAFAAACPEADLIRGLPGALLPLGP; encoded by the coding sequence ATGACCGACGATACGATTCCGCCCTTCTCGTTTCCAGCCGTTCACGCCAAGAAAGTCACAGCTGCCTTCGATGGTGGGCGCCTAACCTCGAACGGGGGCGTGATGCTTCTGGCGATGGCCGAGCGGCGTCTCGGTTTGGCCAACAATCTGGCCCGGGTGTTCCCGGATCGGCGCGATCCGACGCGGGTCGTGCACAGCCTGGTCGATATGCTCCGCGCTCGCATGTTCGCGATCTGCTGCGGCTACGAGGACGCCGACGACCTCGATCATCTGAGGTCCGATCCGGCATTCAAACTGGCCTGCGGACGGCTGCCGGACACGGGCCGGGATTTGTGTTCCCAGCCGACGCTGTCGCGGCTGGAGAATGCTCCGCGCCTGCGCGACGTGATCCGGCTGACCTACATTTTGGTCGACGCATGGATGGATAGCTACCCGCGCGAGCCGGCATCCGTCACGCTCGACATCGATGATACCTGCGACGTCGTCCACGGCCATCAGCAGCTCTCGCTGTTCAACGCTCATTATGACGAACGCTGCTTCCTGCCGATCCACGTCTACGACACGGAGAAGAGCCGGCCCGTGGCGGTCGTGCTGCGGCCCGGCAAGACGCCGGGCGGCGTCGAGGTGCGTGCCCATCTGCGCCGCCTGGTACGGCATATCCGGACGCGATGGCACAACACGCAAATTACGTTCCGTGGCGACGGGCACTATGCCCGGCCGGAGGCCATGGCGTGGTGCGAGACCAACGGCATCGACTACATCTTCGGTCTGTCCGGCACCAAGCCTCTCGCCAGAAAAGTCGACGAGGTCGCCGACGACATCCGCACGCGACGCGCCATCGAGAACCTGCCGGTTCTGCGTGGCTATACCGAGACGCGCCACAAGGCAAAGTCCTGGGATCGCGAACGGCGCACTGTCGCCCGTATTGAGGCGACGATGCTCGGCCTCGACATCCGCTTCGTCGTCACCAGCCTCGATGTCGGCTCGGCCGAGTGGATCTACGACAGCCTGTATTGCGCGCGCGGCCAAGCCGAGAATCTGATCAAGCTGCATAAGACACAGCTCGCCTCCGACCGCACCAGCTGCCGTTCGGCGCTCGCCAACCAGGTCCGTCTCGTGCTCCATACGGCCGCTTATTGGCTGATGCTGACCGTGCGCGACGCCATTCCCAAAGCCCGGGAATTGGCCGCTGCCGAGTTCGCGACGCTGCGTCTTCGTCTCTTGAAAATCGCTGCCCGTGTGGTCGAGACCACGAGCCGCATTCGCCTTGCGTTTGCCGCGGCATGTCCCGAAGCCGACCTGATCCGCGGCTTGCCAGGCGCGTTGCTGCCGCTCGGTCCTTGA
- a CDS encoding cation:proton antiporter, translating into MHELIRDITLCILFAWMLGLLAHFSRQPLILAYLIAGFCIGPFGAGWVKSQESISVISELGLIFMLFMIGLEIDLKKIVRAGKVILFAAGGQLIGGCLLGVLFFVGIGLSLGGGHFDAVYLCVACALSSTVIIVKVLYEKRELDTLPGRITLGVLVLQDIFAILFLAVQPSLANLEISVILLSIGRVAVLVAAALLVSRYVLPRLFHQIARRPELILLGALAWCFLVAETAERLSLSREMGALIAGVSLSTFPYALDVTAKVTTLRDFFITLFFVALGMTIPVPGLSVIGLALMIAAFTVVSRLVTTFAPLYLMKQGLRASLLPALNLAQISEFSLVVIQTGVADHHIAAETANAASFAFVVLAVLSTFVMTRSDEITRWAIGPLKRIGLRDLDHGNGHAEEGHEGGHGEARRIVILGFFRAASALLAEIERQAPVLLEQITVIDFNPNVYKTLLSRGLHVIYGDISSADTLLHAGVGKSEMIILSVPDALLKGASNEKLVRHVRTLNPTAMIVATADLLSDVSELYAAGASYVTVTRLSDAHELFTVIEAAQAGLLADKRAELDVRLGERREVLP; encoded by the coding sequence ATGCACGAACTCATTCGCGACATCACTCTCTGTATTCTGTTTGCCTGGATGCTGGGCCTGCTCGCCCATTTCTCCCGGCAGCCGCTGATCCTGGCCTACCTTATCGCCGGCTTCTGCATAGGTCCATTCGGTGCCGGCTGGGTCAAATCACAGGAATCGATCAGCGTCATTTCCGAGCTCGGCCTGATCTTCATGCTGTTCATGATCGGGCTCGAGATCGACCTGAAGAAGATCGTGCGGGCGGGAAAGGTGATCCTGTTCGCGGCGGGCGGCCAGCTCATCGGCGGCTGCCTGCTCGGGGTGCTGTTCTTCGTCGGCATCGGCTTGTCGCTCGGCGGTGGGCATTTCGATGCGGTCTATCTCTGTGTCGCCTGCGCGCTGTCGAGCACCGTGATCATCGTCAAGGTGCTCTACGAGAAACGCGAGCTCGACACGCTGCCCGGCCGCATCACGCTCGGTGTGCTGGTGCTCCAGGACATCTTCGCCATCCTGTTCCTGGCGGTGCAGCCGAGCCTCGCCAATCTCGAGATCAGCGTCATCCTGCTGTCGATCGGCCGCGTCGCGGTGCTGGTCGCCGCCGCGCTGCTGGTCAGCCGCTACGTGCTGCCGCGCCTATTCCATCAGATTGCCCGCCGCCCCGAGCTGATCCTGCTTGGCGCGCTCGCCTGGTGCTTCCTCGTCGCCGAGACCGCGGAGCGGCTCTCACTCTCGCGCGAGATGGGTGCGCTGATCGCCGGCGTTTCGCTCTCGACCTTCCCTTACGCCCTCGACGTCACCGCAAAGGTCACCACGCTCCGCGACTTCTTCATCACGCTGTTCTTTGTCGCGCTCGGCATGACCATTCCCGTGCCGGGCCTCTCCGTGATCGGGCTTGCCTTGATGATCGCGGCGTTCACGGTGGTGAGCCGGCTCGTCACCACCTTCGCCCCGCTCTACCTGATGAAGCAGGGCCTGCGCGCCAGCCTGTTGCCGGCCCTTAACCTCGCGCAGATCTCCGAGTTCTCGCTGGTGGTGATCCAGACCGGCGTCGCCGACCATCATATCGCGGCTGAAACGGCGAATGCGGCCTCCTTTGCCTTCGTGGTGCTGGCGGTGCTCTCGACCTTCGTGATGACCCGCAGCGACGAGATCACCCGCTGGGCGATCGGCCCCCTGAAGCGGATCGGCCTGCGCGACCTCGACCATGGCAACGGCCACGCCGAGGAGGGGCACGAGGGCGGCCACGGCGAGGCCCGCCGCATCGTCATCCTCGGCTTTTTCCGTGCGGCGAGCGCGCTGCTGGCCGAGATCGAACGGCAGGCGCCGGTGCTGCTCGAGCAGATCACCGTGATCGACTTCAATCCCAATGTGTACAAGACGCTGCTGTCGCGCGGCCTGCACGTGATCTATGGTGACATCAGCAGCGCCGACACGCTGCTCCATGCCGGCGTCGGCAAGTCCGAGATGATCATCCTCAGCGTGCCGGACGCCCTTCTCAAGGGCGCCAGCAACGAGAAGCTGGTCCGCCACGTCCGTACCCTCAACCCGACCGCCATGATCGTGGCCACGGCCGATCTTTTGTCGGATGTGAGCGAGCTCTACGCGGCCGGCGCCAGCTACGTCACGGTGACCCGGCTCAGCGACGCTCATGAGCTGTTTACCGTGATCGAAGCGGCCCAGGCTGGCCTGCTGGCCGACAAGCGGGCCGAACTCGATGTCCGGCTCGGCGAGCGGCGCGAAGTGCTGCCCTGA
- a CDS encoding acyl-CoA dehydrogenase: protein MSVRPQTKDKPAAASFQWDDPFLLDEQLTEDERMVRDTARAYAQDKLLPRVTKAYLEEKTDREIFNEMGELGLIGITLPEEYGCANASYVAYGLVAREIERVDSGYRSMNSVQSSLVMYPIYAYGDENQRKKYLPKLASGEWVGCFGLTEPDAGSDPAGMKTRAEKVSDGYRLTGSKMWISNAPIADVFVVWAKSAEHDNQIRGFVLEKGMKGLSAPKIGGKLSLRASITGEVVMDGVVVPEDALLPNVSGLKGPFGCLNRARYGISWGALGAAEDCMHRARQYTLDRKQFGKPLAATQLVQKKLADMETEIALGLQGSLRVGRLMDEGKFAPEMISIMKRNNCGKALDIARVARDMHGGNGISAEYHVMRHVHNLETVNTYEGTHDVHALILGRAITGIQAFF, encoded by the coding sequence ATGAGCGTGCGCCCTCAGACCAAGGACAAGCCGGCTGCGGCTTCTTTCCAATGGGACGATCCGTTCCTGCTCGACGAGCAGCTCACCGAAGACGAGCGGATGGTGCGCGACACCGCGCGCGCCTATGCTCAGGACAAGCTGCTGCCGCGCGTCACCAAGGCGTATCTCGAGGAGAAGACCGACCGCGAGATCTTCAACGAGATGGGCGAGCTCGGCCTGATCGGCATTACGCTGCCTGAGGAATATGGCTGTGCCAATGCGAGCTACGTCGCCTACGGCCTCGTCGCGCGCGAGATCGAGCGGGTCGATTCCGGCTATCGCTCGATGAACTCGGTGCAGTCCTCGCTGGTGATGTACCCGATCTACGCCTATGGCGACGAGAACCAGCGCAAGAAGTACCTGCCGAAGCTCGCCAGCGGCGAGTGGGTCGGCTGCTTCGGTCTCACCGAGCCCGACGCCGGCTCCGATCCGGCCGGCATGAAGACCCGCGCCGAGAAGGTCTCGGATGGCTATCGCCTGACCGGCAGCAAGATGTGGATCTCGAACGCGCCGATCGCCGACGTGTTCGTGGTCTGGGCCAAGTCGGCCGAGCACGACAACCAGATCCGCGGCTTCGTGCTGGAAAAGGGCATGAAGGGCCTCTCCGCCCCGAAGATCGGCGGCAAGCTGTCGCTGCGCGCCTCGATCACCGGAGAGGTCGTGATGGACGGCGTCGTGGTTCCCGAAGATGCCCTGCTGCCCAACGTCTCCGGCCTCAAGGGCCCGTTCGGGTGCCTCAACCGCGCCCGCTACGGTATCTCCTGGGGGGCGCTCGGCGCCGCCGAGGACTGCATGCACCGCGCCCGCCAGTACACGCTCGACCGCAAGCAGTTCGGCAAGCCGCTCGCCGCGACCCAGCTCGTGCAGAAGAAGCTGGCGGACATGGAAACCGAGATCGCGCTGGGCCTCCAGGGTTCGCTTCGCGTCGGCCGTCTGATGGACGAAGGCAAGTTTGCCCCCGAGATGATCTCGATCATGAAGCGCAACAATTGCGGCAAGGCCCTCGATATCGCCCGCGTCGCGCGCGACATGCACGGCGGCAACGGCATCTCGGCCGAGTACCACGTGATGCGCCACGTCCATAACCTCGAGACCGTCAACACCTACGAGGGGACTCACGACGTCCACGCCCTGATCCTGGGACGTGCGATCACGGGCATCCAGGCGTTCTTCTGA
- a CDS encoding helix-turn-helix domain-containing protein, with protein sequence MLNQVVDFAGEVLPGSCAVPPYSETAFLAELGERLRSSRARCELSRRELARRSGISERYIAQIEAGKGNVSIVLLLRLASAIHGSQPQVT encoded by the coding sequence ATGCTGAATCAAGTCGTGGATTTCGCGGGCGAGGTACTGCCGGGGAGCTGTGCCGTGCCGCCTTATTCCGAGACCGCGTTCCTGGCCGAGCTGGGCGAGCGCTTGAGGTCCTCGCGCGCGCGGTGCGAGCTGTCGCGCCGGGAGCTGGCCCGCCGCTCCGGGATTTCCGAGCGCTACATCGCCCAGATCGAGGCCGGCAAGGGCAACGTCTCGATCGTCCTGCTGCTGCGGCTGGCCTCCGCGATCCACGGCAGCCAGCCTCAGGTGACCTAG
- a CDS encoding DUF3124 domain-containing protein: MRAGLFAAMLLCPLASAAPAAAQSKVNIEQNFADSLTTLPKEELAVSGGFYVPAYSSVAMSQGKLRVDFSVTLSVHNASETQPLVVKRIAYFDTAGKQVETYLKGQVALKPLATVSIFIPTDDVRGGTGANFLVDWAATGEIAEPVVEALMVGGVANAHYAFISQGRPTRTAGKK; encoded by the coding sequence ATGCGAGCAGGGCTTTTCGCAGCAATGCTGCTATGTCCCCTCGCCTCTGCCGCGCCCGCAGCCGCGCAATCCAAGGTCAATATCGAACAAAACTTTGCCGATTCGCTCACCACACTGCCGAAGGAGGAGCTCGCCGTCTCCGGCGGGTTCTATGTGCCCGCCTATTCCAGCGTCGCGATGAGCCAGGGCAAACTACGTGTCGACTTCTCGGTGACGCTGAGCGTTCACAACGCCTCCGAGACCCAGCCGCTGGTGGTCAAACGCATCGCCTATTTCGACACCGCAGGCAAGCAGGTCGAGACCTACCTGAAGGGTCAGGTGGCGCTGAAGCCTCTGGCCACCGTCTCGATCTTCATTCCGACCGACGACGTGCGCGGCGGGACCGGGGCCAATTTCCTCGTCGACTGGGCCGCAACAGGCGAGATCGCCGAGCCCGTGGTCGAGGCCTTGATGGTTGGCGGCGTCGCCAATGCGCATTACGCTTTCATCAGCCAGGGCCGTCCGACGAGGACGGCCGGCAAGAAGTAA
- a CDS encoding DUF1499 domain-containing protein translates to MARRFSAPYQSEPVSSLASWARNLAVFAVVAVVVSIIIVRFDFLEMRPALMTFFGGLAIAGLSILFGLAGFAAIWQNGSRGMGRILLAFLINGAILAYPAYLALQYRKLPPIYDITTNPIDPPRFDALAHLRTGDGTNTAVYAGLYSAEQQRQFYPDIEPIELEIPVDRAYAIARQLVIKRKWLVIDEREPQPPRRIGRIEAVARTPIMGFREDISIRVVPDGDDSRVDIRSASRYFDSDLGSNAARVKKFIDDLNTAADADALKPAKKTPVAPPKAPAKTVKK, encoded by the coding sequence ATGGCCCGCAGGTTTTCCGCTCCCTATCAGTCGGAGCCCGTGTCCAGCCTCGCGAGCTGGGCGCGTAATCTGGCCGTGTTCGCGGTGGTGGCCGTGGTGGTCTCGATCATCATCGTCCGCTTCGACTTCCTGGAGATGAGGCCGGCGCTGATGACGTTCTTCGGCGGGCTCGCGATCGCCGGCCTCTCGATCCTGTTTGGGCTCGCGGGCTTTGCCGCTATCTGGCAGAACGGCTCGCGCGGCATGGGGCGCATCCTGCTCGCCTTCCTCATCAACGGCGCGATCCTCGCTTATCCCGCTTATCTCGCCCTGCAATACCGCAAGCTGCCGCCGATCTACGACATCACCACCAACCCGATCGACCCGCCGCGCTTCGACGCGCTCGCGCATCTGCGCACCGGCGATGGCACCAACACCGCGGTCTATGCCGGCCTCTATTCGGCCGAGCAGCAGCGCCAGTTCTACCCGGACATCGAGCCGATCGAGCTGGAGATCCCGGTCGATCGGGCCTATGCGATCGCGCGCCAGCTCGTCATCAAGCGCAAATGGCTCGTCATCGACGAGCGCGAGCCGCAGCCGCCGCGCCGTATCGGCCGCATCGAGGCGGTGGCACGGACGCCGATCATGGGGTTCCGCGAGGACATCTCGATCCGGGTCGTGCCCGATGGTGACGATTCCCGCGTCGATATCCGCTCGGCGTCGCGCTATTTCGACAGTGATCTCGGCAGCAACGCCGCGCGCGTCAAAAAATTCATCGACGATCTCAACACCGCCGCCGACGCCGACGCGCTGAAACCGGCGAAGAAGACGCCGGTCGCGCCACCGAAGGCACCGGCGAAGACGGTGAAGAAATGA
- a CDS encoding aminotransferase-like domain-containing protein: MTSSFDFAPLFPAGLPAPSARWTGLAKYSFVGGNNDSEQLPLHGLIEATNSALQKEGRSLATYGLAHGPQGYLPLREFLVTKLKRDAGINCTVDDLLIVSGSLQALDLVNATLLTRGDTVIFEQDSYQGSLTRLARLGVNVVGIPLDKDGMRMDVLASTLADLTGRGIRPKYIYTIPTVQNPTGSIMPESRRTELVRLAAEYGVPIFEDDCYADLVWSGQRPPAIHAMSPNGGVIHIGSFSKSIAPALRVGFIVAPWDVMSRMLALKTDAGSGALEQMVLAAYCKPHFSTHVPALTKALRTKLDTLMEALNEQFGTAAEFEEPKGGIFLWVKLPDQVDTLKLYQAALAAGVSINPGPEWSTNKPHSSSRLRLCFASPSHQQIREGVAVLAEVCRKEFGVPARSANVEKRA, translated from the coding sequence ATGACGTCCAGCTTCGATTTCGCGCCCCTGTTTCCCGCAGGGCTGCCGGCCCCTTCCGCGCGCTGGACGGGCCTCGCCAAGTACAGTTTCGTCGGCGGCAACAACGATTCCGAGCAGTTGCCGCTCCACGGCCTGATCGAGGCGACCAATTCCGCCTTGCAAAAGGAAGGCCGCTCGCTCGCGACCTACGGCCTGGCGCACGGGCCGCAGGGCTATTTGCCCTTGCGCGAATTCCTGGTGACAAAACTGAAGCGCGACGCCGGCATCAACTGTACCGTCGACGACCTCCTGATCGTCTCCGGCTCGCTCCAGGCACTCGACCTCGTCAACGCAACGCTGCTGACGCGCGGCGATACCGTGATCTTCGAGCAGGACAGCTATCAGGGCTCGTTGACCCGCCTGGCGCGGCTCGGGGTCAACGTCGTCGGCATCCCCCTCGACAAGGACGGCATGCGCATGGATGTGCTGGCCTCGACGCTGGCGGATCTCACGGGCCGCGGGATCCGGCCGAAATACATCTACACCATCCCGACCGTGCAGAACCCGACCGGCAGCATCATGCCGGAGAGCCGCCGCACCGAACTGGTGCGGCTCGCGGCCGAATATGGCGTGCCCATCTTCGAGGACGATTGCTACGCCGATCTCGTCTGGTCGGGACAGCGCCCGCCGGCGATCCACGCGATGAGCCCGAACGGCGGCGTGATCCATATCGGCTCGTTCTCGAAATCGATCGCACCGGCGTTGCGCGTCGGCTTCATCGTCGCGCCCTGGGATGTGATGTCGCGGATGCTGGCGCTGAAGACGGATGCGGGCTCCGGCGCGCTGGAGCAGATGGTGCTGGCCGCCTATTGCAAGCCGCATTTCTCGACCCACGTGCCCGCGTTGACGAAGGCGCTGCGCACCAAGCTCGATACACTGATGGAGGCGCTGAACGAGCAGTTCGGGACGGCGGCCGAGTTCGAGGAGCCCAAGGGCGGCATCTTCCTGTGGGTGAAGCTGCCCGACCAGGTCGATACGCTAAAACTCTATCAGGCCGCGCTCGCCGCCGGCGTGTCGATCAATCCGGGGCCGGAATGGTCGACCAACAAGCCCCATTCCAGCTCGCGGCTCAGGCTGTGCTTTGCGAGCCCCTCGCATCAGCAGATCCGTGAGGGCGTCGCCGTGCTGGCCGAGGTCTGCCGCAAGGAGTTCGGCGTGCCGGCCCGCAGCGCCAACGTGGAGAAGCGGGCCTAA
- a CDS encoding MBL fold metallo-hydrolase — MSDNDDIPFNRNFPLKAGVVEEVRPGVRRVLCNNPSPFTFTGTVSYIVGQGNVAIIDPGPNDEAHAAALLDAVRGETVSHIFVTHTHRDHSPNTARIKQATGAPVYAEGPHRASRPRFESEKHNPESGADRDFAPDIRIAHGDVVEGAGWRLEAVATPGHTANHLAFAWPERKFNFVGDHVMGWSTSIVAPPDGSMIDYMESLDRLAAREEDLYFSGHGPEIPDGQRFVRFLIRHRKAREASILHRLAKGEADIPTMVRAIYIGIDPRLTTAAGYSVLAHLEDLVARGVVTTDGDPVIGGTYRMA, encoded by the coding sequence ATGTCCGACAACGACGACATCCCGTTCAACCGCAACTTTCCGCTCAAGGCCGGTGTCGTCGAGGAAGTCCGTCCCGGCGTGCGGCGCGTGCTCTGTAACAATCCGAGCCCGTTCACCTTCACCGGCACGGTCAGCTACATCGTAGGCCAAGGCAACGTCGCGATCATCGATCCCGGTCCGAACGACGAGGCGCACGCGGCGGCGCTGCTCGATGCCGTCAGGGGCGAGACGGTGAGCCATATCTTCGTCACCCACACCCATCGCGACCATTCGCCGAACACCGCGCGGATCAAGCAGGCGACCGGCGCGCCCGTCTATGCCGAGGGCCCGCACCGTGCCTCGCGCCCGCGCTTCGAGAGCGAGAAGCACAATCCGGAGTCCGGCGCCGACCGCGATTTCGCGCCCGATATCAGGATCGCCCATGGCGACGTCGTCGAGGGTGCCGGCTGGCGTCTGGAGGCCGTGGCGACGCCCGGCCACACCGCCAATCATCTCGCCTTCGCCTGGCCCGAACGGAAATTCAACTTCGTCGGCGATCACGTGATGGGCTGGTCGACCTCGATCGTGGCGCCGCCCGACGGCTCGATGATCGACTACATGGAGTCGCTCGACCGCCTCGCCGCGCGCGAGGAGGATCTGTATTTCTCAGGCCACGGCCCGGAGATCCCGGACGGCCAGCGCTTCGTGCGCTTCCTGATTCGTCACCGCAAGGCGCGCGAGGCCTCGATCCTGCATCGCCTGGCCAAGGGCGAGGCCGATATCCCGACCATGGTGCGCGCGATCTATATCGGCATCGATCCCAGGCTGACGACGGCCGCCGGCTATTCCGTCCTGGCGCATCTGGAAGATCTGGTCGCGCGCGGCGTGGTGACGACGGACGGCGATCCCGTGATCGGCGGGACGTATCGAATGGCTTAG
- the ribB gene encoding 3,4-dihydroxy-2-butanone-4-phosphate synthase, whose protein sequence is MPDNVQEVLQAFARGELVVVTDDEDREGEGDLIVAASLCTAEKMAFIIRHTSGIVCAPVTTEDARRLRLDPMVAHNDSAHTTAFTVSIDYKPDGGTGISAEERASCCRALSNPNVGANDFARPGHIFPLIAKDGGVLLRSGHTEAAVDLCKLSGLPPVGVISELMNDDGSVMKGEQVAQFAARHKLKHVTIADMIAYRQVREKLIERVSTFVTDSPIGPLQGYAYRSPFDSIAHVAFVYNGVGDGKNVLTRFHKPNIVKDIFTGHKRMAAVLEHFKKSGRGVLVYLRDGAAGVPVAPLPDESASEADRNRQWREVGVGAQILRDLGVTSIRHLTSSVHDYKGLSGFGIEIVANEQLES, encoded by the coding sequence ATGCCCGATAACGTTCAGGAAGTCTTGCAGGCCTTTGCCCGGGGTGAGCTCGTGGTCGTCACCGACGACGAGGACCGCGAGGGCGAGGGCGATCTGATCGTCGCCGCCTCGCTCTGCACCGCCGAGAAGATGGCGTTCATCATCCGCCATACCTCCGGCATCGTCTGCGCGCCCGTGACCACCGAGGACGCGCGCCGCCTCCGGCTCGATCCGATGGTGGCCCACAACGATTCCGCGCACACCACCGCGTTCACGGTCTCGATCGACTACAAGCCCGACGGCGGCACCGGCATCTCGGCCGAAGAGCGCGCCTCGTGCTGCCGCGCGCTGTCCAATCCCAATGTCGGCGCCAACGATTTCGCCCGTCCGGGCCACATCTTCCCGCTGATTGCCAAGGACGGCGGCGTGCTCTTGCGCTCCGGCCATACCGAGGCCGCGGTCGATCTGTGCAAGCTCTCCGGCCTGCCGCCGGTCGGTGTCATCAGCGAGCTGATGAACGACGACGGCAGCGTGATGAAGGGCGAGCAGGTTGCGCAGTTCGCCGCCAGGCACAAGCTCAAGCATGTCACCATCGCCGACATGATCGCCTACCGCCAGGTGCGCGAGAAGCTGATCGAGCGGGTCTCGACCTTCGTCACCGACAGCCCGATCGGGCCGCTTCAGGGCTATGCCTACCGCTCGCCGTTCGATTCCATCGCCCACGTCGCGTTCGTCTATAACGGCGTCGGCGACGGCAAGAACGTGCTGACGCGCTTCCACAAGCCCAACATCGTCAAGGACATCTTCACCGGCCACAAGCGCATGGCGGCGGTGCTCGAGCACTTCAAGAAGTCCGGCCGTGGCGTCTTGGTTTACCTGCGTGACGGCGCCGCCGGTGTCCCCGTTGCTCCCCTGCCCGATGAGAGCGCGAGCGAGGCGGACCGCAACCGCCAGTGGCGCGAGGTCGGTGTCGGCGCGCAGATCCTGCGCGATCTCGGCGTCACCTCGATCCGCCACCTCACCTCGTCGGTGCACGACTACAAGGGCCTGTCAGGCTTCGGCATCGAGATCGTCGCCAACGAGCAGCTTGAAAGCTAG